A single window of Sporosarcina sp. Marseille-Q4943 DNA harbors:
- a CDS encoding acyl-CoA dehydrogenase: MKLQFTEEQQMMRTMVRDFAKAEIEPFIPRMEAGEFPREILTKMGELGLMGITVPEKYGGSEMDFVSYIIAIHELSKVSAVMGVILSVHTSVGTNPIMYFGNEEQKDRYLPKMASGEYLGAFCLTEPGAGSDAGSLKTKAVKKGDHYVLNGSKVFITNGGEADVYIVFASTDPTQGTYGITGFIVDKDTPGLVIGKDEEKMGLHGSRTVQLTFEDMKVPAKNRLGEEGEGFKIAMANLDVGRIGIAAQALGIGEAALEAAAAYAKERVQFGKPIAANQGVGFKLADMATASEAARLLVYRAAQLRAEGKPCGKEASMAKLFASQTAMDNAIEAVQIFGGYGYTEDYPVERYFRDAKVTQIYEGTSEIQRIVINKHLTR; the protein is encoded by the coding sequence ATGAAATTACAATTCACCGAAGAACAACAGATGATGCGCACGATGGTGAGGGACTTTGCGAAAGCGGAAATCGAGCCGTTCATTCCAAGAATGGAAGCGGGGGAGTTTCCACGAGAAATCCTTACGAAAATGGGCGAGCTCGGCTTGATGGGCATCACCGTCCCCGAGAAATACGGCGGTTCCGAAATGGACTTCGTTTCCTACATCATCGCCATCCACGAGCTGTCGAAAGTGAGCGCGGTCATGGGTGTGATCCTTTCCGTCCATACATCCGTCGGCACGAACCCGATCATGTATTTTGGGAATGAAGAGCAGAAAGACCGGTACTTGCCGAAAATGGCGTCCGGCGAATACTTGGGCGCATTCTGCCTGACAGAGCCTGGCGCAGGTTCGGATGCCGGCTCGCTGAAGACGAAAGCCGTGAAAAAGGGCGATCATTACGTACTGAACGGCTCGAAGGTGTTCATTACAAACGGCGGAGAGGCGGACGTCTATATCGTTTTCGCGTCAACCGACCCGACACAAGGGACGTACGGCATTACGGGGTTCATCGTCGATAAAGACACGCCGGGACTCGTCATCGGAAAAGACGAAGAAAAGATGGGCCTTCACGGATCGCGAACGGTGCAATTGACGTTCGAAGATATGAAAGTACCCGCGAAAAACCGCCTCGGCGAAGAAGGGGAAGGCTTCAAAATCGCAATGGCCAACCTCGATGTCGGCAGGATTGGCATCGCAGCCCAAGCACTCGGCATTGGGGAAGCGGCGCTCGAAGCGGCTGCCGCATATGCGAAAGAACGTGTCCAATTTGGAAAACCGATCGCGGCGAACCAAGGCGTCGGCTTCAAGCTTGCCGATATGGCGACCGCCTCCGAAGCGGCACGACTGCTCGTCTACCGCGCAGCCCAGCTTCGCGCGGAAGGGAAGCCATGCGGCAAAGAGGCTTCGATGGCAAAACTGTTCGCGTCGCAAACTGCAATGGATAACGCAATCGAAGCAGTCCAGATCTTCGGCGGCTACGGCTATACCGAAGACTACCCGGTCGAGCGCTACTTCCGCGACGCAAAAGTGACGCAAATCTACGAAGGCACCAGCGAAATCCAACGCATCGTCATCAACAAACACCTAACAAGATGA
- a CDS encoding acyl-CoA dehydrogenase encodes MDFKLSEEHEMIRKMVRDFAEKDVAPTAAERDEEERFDMDIWHKMAELGLTGIPWPEEYGGIGSDYLAYCIAVEELSRVCASTGVTLSAHTSLAGWPVYKFGTEEQKQKYLRPMAEGTKIGAYGLTEPGSGSDAGGMRTTAKLDGDDYILNGSKIFITNGGIADIYIVFAVTDPESKHKGTSAFIVEKDFPGFSVGKKEKKLGIRSSPTTEIMFDNCRVPKENMLGAEGEGFIVAMKTLDGGRNGIAAQAVGIAQGALDAAVGYAKERVQFGKPIAANQGVGFKLADMATATEASRLLTYQAAWLESNDLPYGKASAMAKLMAGDTAMKVTTEAVQVYGGYGYTKDYPVERFMRDAKITQIYEGTQEIQRLVISRMLTK; translated from the coding sequence ATGGATTTTAAATTATCGGAAGAGCATGAAATGATTCGGAAGATGGTGCGTGATTTTGCAGAGAAGGATGTTGCGCCGACAGCTGCGGAGCGCGATGAGGAAGAGCGCTTCGATATGGATATTTGGCATAAGATGGCTGAACTTGGATTGACAGGGATTCCTTGGCCTGAGGAGTACGGTGGCATCGGCAGCGATTATCTTGCCTATTGTATCGCGGTGGAGGAGTTGTCACGCGTCTGCGCGTCGACTGGTGTTACTTTATCCGCTCATACATCACTCGCTGGATGGCCTGTATACAAATTCGGCACGGAGGAGCAGAAGCAGAAGTACCTTCGTCCGATGGCGGAAGGGACGAAAATCGGCGCGTACGGCTTGACTGAACCGGGCTCAGGGTCCGATGCTGGCGGCATGCGCACGACGGCGAAGCTTGATGGTGACGACTATATTCTGAACGGCTCTAAGATCTTCATTACAAACGGCGGCATTGCTGACATTTACATCGTGTTCGCAGTGACGGATCCGGAGTCGAAGCATAAAGGCACGAGTGCATTCATCGTCGAGAAGGACTTCCCAGGCTTCTCGGTCGGGAAGAAAGAGAAGAAGCTCGGCATCCGTTCGTCTCCAACGACGGAAATCATGTTCGACAATTGCCGCGTGCCGAAGGAGAATATGTTGGGCGCGGAAGGCGAAGGGTTCATTGTCGCGATGAAGACGTTGGACGGCGGCCGGAACGGGATTGCAGCACAAGCGGTCGGCATCGCGCAAGGGGCGCTTGACGCGGCGGTCGGTTATGCGAAGGAGCGTGTCCAGTTCGGCAAGCCGATTGCGGCGAACCAAGGCGTCGGATTCAAGCTGGCGGATATGGCGACGGCGACGGAAGCATCCCGATTGCTCACATACCAGGCCGCATGGCTCGAGTCGAACGACTTGCCGTATGGAAAAGCATCTGCGATGGCGAAACTGATGGCAGGGGATACAGCGATGAAAGTGACGACGGAAGCGGTCCAAGTGTATGGCGGCTACGGCTATACAAAAGATTATCCGGTCGAGCGATTCATGCGCGATGCGAAGATTACGCAAATCTACGAAGGAACGCAGGAAATTCAACGTCTCGTCATCTCCCGCATGTTGACAAAATAA
- a CDS encoding TetR/AcrR family transcriptional regulator, producing the protein MQLKREVKSSVKDESLIEKRREQIIDGAVQLFKEKGFHRATTREIAKAAGFSIGTLYEYIRTKEDVLYLVCDSIYNEVQSRLSTLMDQEGNVEGLRMAIDAYFHLIDDMSDEFVVMYQESKSLPKDALQYVLKKEMEMVALFKNLLHACVRSGELRISDEEVDMAAHHVVVQGQMWAFRRWALRGTYTIQDFISYQTDQLFKGIVKNQ; encoded by the coding sequence ATGCAACTGAAACGCGAAGTAAAATCGTCGGTCAAAGATGAAAGTCTGATTGAAAAAAGGCGTGAGCAGATTATCGATGGAGCGGTCCAGCTGTTCAAGGAAAAGGGATTCCACCGGGCGACGACTAGAGAGATTGCCAAAGCGGCGGGCTTCAGCATCGGCACGCTCTATGAATATATCCGGACGAAGGAAGATGTCCTCTATCTCGTCTGCGACAGCATTTACAATGAAGTGCAGAGCCGCCTGTCCACATTGATGGACCAGGAAGGGAATGTGGAAGGGCTTCGGATGGCGATCGATGCATATTTCCACCTGATCGACGACATGTCGGACGAATTCGTCGTCATGTACCAGGAATCGAAATCCTTGCCGAAGGACGCCCTCCAATATGTCCTTAAAAAAGAGATGGAAATGGTCGCCTTATTCAAGAACTTGCTGCACGCATGCGTCCGGTCGGGCGAGTTACGCATCAGCGACGAAGAGGTCGACATGGCTGCTCACCACGTCGTCGTCCAAGGCCAAATGTGGGCATTCCGCAGATGGGCATTGCGCGGAACATACACCATCCAAGATTTCATCAGCTATCAGACGGACCAATTGTTCAAGGGAATCGTGAAGAACCAATAA
- the icmF gene encoding fused isobutyryl-CoA mutase/GTPase IcmF, which translates to MTTKDTTATTTTTATTEIYKPKHHVRFVTASSLFDGHDASINIMRRILQATGAEVIHLGHNRSVEEVVNAAIQEDVQGIAISSYQGGHVEYFKYMYDLLQEKGAPHIRIYGGGGGVILPKEIKELHDYGIAWIFSPEDGRKLGLQGMINRMVEECDFLTKVEDEMANLEKVGTDNPEVLANLITYAEEMYNKEDRDAIQLIEKARELSKNTPVLGITGTGGAGKSSLTDELIRRFLRELPDKKVAILSIDPTKQKTGGALLGDRIRMNAIFNKRVFMRSLATRGSRSELSGAIKDVLDVVKTAGFDLIIVETSGIGQGDAQITEVSDVSMYVMTSEFGAPTQLEKIDMIDFADLIVINKFERKGSEDALSQVQKQYQRSHLLFDKDLDTMPVYGTIASQFNDKGTNSLFAALISKLNEKCGLNWETSYTDFVKTQKQNIIIPNDRVHYLREIASTIRDYHKKSAQQVDLARRLFQLEGAIEAVNEKSPDNALTTSLESLANSVREELSAESKRILNNWKTLKESYAGDEFITKIRDKELRTLLTTTSLSGLKIPKVSLPKFKDYGEILRWVYKENVPGSFPYTAGVFPFKREGEDPKRQFAGEGTPERTNRRFHYLSKDDDAKRLSTAFDSVTLYGEDPDERPDIYGKVGESGVSICTLDDMKKLYDGFDLCAPSTSVSMTINGPAPIILAMFMNTAIDQQVKKKEEELGRVLTVEEFTEVRNATLQVVRGTVQADILKEDQGQNTCIFSTEFALRMMGDIQQYFIDQKVRNYYSVSISGYHIAEAGANPISQLAFTLANGFTYVEYYLSRGMHIDDFAPNLSFFFSNGLDPEYTVIGRVARRIWAVAMREKYGANERSQKLKYHVQTSGRSLHAQEIDFNDIRTTLQALMALQDNCNSLHTNAYDEAITTPTEESVRRAMAIQMIITKEHGLSKNENPLQGSFIIEELTDLVEESVLQEFDRLNDRGGVLGSMETQYQRGKIQEESMLYEMKKHSGELPIIGVNTYLNPNPPSEEDIDNMEIARATKEEKETQIANLRAFQSKHGDETASALRKLQEVAVTGGNIFAELMETVKVASLGQITNALYEVGGQYRRNM; encoded by the coding sequence ATGACTACTAAAGATACTACTGCTACTACTACGACTACTGCCACTACTGAAATTTATAAGCCGAAGCATCATGTGCGTTTTGTGACGGCGTCGAGCTTGTTTGACGGACATGATGCGTCGATCAATATTATGCGCCGCATCCTCCAGGCGACGGGCGCAGAAGTGATCCACTTGGGGCATAACCGTTCAGTGGAAGAAGTCGTCAATGCGGCGATCCAGGAAGATGTGCAAGGAATTGCCATTTCCTCCTACCAAGGCGGGCATGTCGAGTACTTCAAATACATGTACGACCTCCTGCAGGAAAAAGGCGCTCCGCATATCCGGATTTACGGCGGCGGAGGCGGCGTCATTTTGCCGAAGGAAATCAAGGAATTGCATGATTACGGGATCGCTTGGATCTTCTCGCCGGAGGACGGCCGCAAGTTGGGGCTGCAAGGGATGATCAACCGGATGGTGGAGGAATGCGATTTCCTTACTAAGGTCGAAGATGAGATGGCCAATCTGGAAAAAGTGGGCACGGACAATCCGGAAGTGCTTGCCAATTTGATCACGTACGCGGAAGAGATGTATAACAAGGAAGACCGTGACGCGATTCAACTAATCGAAAAAGCGAGGGAACTCTCGAAAAACACGCCGGTCCTCGGGATTACAGGTACGGGGGGAGCGGGGAAGAGCTCGCTCACGGATGAACTGATCCGCCGTTTCCTGCGCGAATTGCCGGATAAGAAAGTTGCGATTCTATCGATCGACCCGACGAAGCAGAAAACGGGCGGCGCATTGCTCGGCGACCGGATCCGTATGAACGCTATCTTCAACAAGCGCGTTTTTATGCGAAGCTTGGCGACACGCGGATCACGCTCCGAATTATCAGGCGCCATCAAGGACGTGCTTGACGTCGTGAAAACGGCGGGCTTTGACCTGATCATCGTCGAGACGAGCGGGATTGGGCAAGGAGACGCTCAAATTACGGAAGTGTCCGACGTGTCGATGTACGTCATGACGAGCGAATTTGGGGCGCCGACACAGCTTGAGAAGATCGACATGATCGACTTTGCGGACCTCATCGTCATTAATAAATTCGAGCGGAAAGGATCCGAAGACGCGCTCAGCCAAGTGCAGAAGCAGTACCAGCGGAGCCATCTCCTCTTCGACAAAGACTTGGACACGATGCCTGTCTACGGCACGATCGCGAGCCAATTTAACGACAAAGGGACGAACTCGCTGTTCGCCGCGCTCATTTCGAAGTTGAATGAAAAATGCGGCCTCAACTGGGAGACGTCCTATACCGACTTCGTGAAGACGCAGAAGCAGAACATCATCATCCCGAACGACCGCGTCCATTACTTGCGTGAAATCGCGAGCACAATCCGCGACTACCATAAGAAATCCGCGCAGCAAGTCGACCTTGCCCGCCGTTTATTCCAGCTCGAAGGCGCGATTGAGGCTGTAAATGAAAAATCACCTGACAATGCACTTACCACTTCGCTCGAATCTCTAGCAAACAGTGTGCGTGAAGAGCTTTCAGCTGAATCAAAGCGGATTCTCAACAACTGGAAAACTTTGAAAGAATCGTATGCAGGTGATGAATTCATTACGAAAATCCGCGATAAGGAGCTTCGTACACTGTTAACGACGACAAGTTTGTCAGGGTTGAAGATACCGAAAGTGTCATTGCCGAAATTCAAGGACTATGGTGAAATTCTTCGCTGGGTGTACAAAGAGAACGTCCCGGGTTCATTCCCTTACACGGCAGGCGTTTTCCCGTTCAAGCGGGAAGGCGAAGACCCGAAGCGCCAATTTGCGGGGGAGGGAACGCCGGAACGGACGAACCGCCGATTCCATTACTTGTCGAAAGATGACGACGCCAAACGACTGTCGACGGCATTCGACTCGGTCACGTTATACGGGGAAGATCCCGACGAGCGTCCGGACATTTACGGGAAAGTCGGGGAATCGGGCGTCAGCATCTGTACGCTCGATGACATGAAAAAGCTGTATGACGGATTTGACCTATGCGCGCCATCGACATCCGTCTCGATGACGATCAACGGTCCTGCGCCAATCATCCTTGCGATGTTCATGAACACGGCGATCGATCAGCAAGTGAAGAAGAAGGAAGAGGAACTCGGCCGCGTGCTAACGGTCGAGGAATTCACGGAAGTCCGGAATGCGACGCTGCAAGTCGTTCGCGGAACGGTGCAAGCGGACATCTTGAAAGAGGACCAAGGGCAAAATACGTGTATCTTCTCGACAGAATTCGCACTCCGCATGATGGGCGACATCCAGCAATATTTCATTGACCAGAAAGTGCGGAACTACTACTCCGTCTCGATTTCCGGCTACCATATCGCGGAGGCGGGAGCGAATCCGATTTCACAGCTCGCCTTCACGCTCGCGAACGGCTTCACGTACGTCGAGTATTATTTGAGCCGCGGCATGCATATCGACGACTTCGCACCGAACTTGTCGTTTTTCTTCTCGAACGGGCTGGATCCGGAATATACGGTCATCGGACGGGTTGCACGCCGCATTTGGGCGGTCGCGATGCGCGAGAAATACGGTGCGAACGAACGGAGCCAGAAGCTGAAGTACCACGTGCAGACGTCCGGCCGCAGCTTGCATGCGCAGGAAATCGACTTCAATGATATCCGGACGACGTTGCAGGCGCTCATGGCATTGCAGGACAATTGCAACTCGCTCCATACGAATGCCTACGACGAAGCGATTACGACGCCGACGGAAGAATCGGTGCGCCGCGCGATGGCGATCCAGATGATCATTACGAAGGAGCACGGCTTATCGAAAAATGAAAACCCGCTCCAAGGATCTTTCATTATCGAAGAGCTGACGGACCTCGTTGAAGAATCCGTCCTCCAAGAATTCGACCGACTGAACGACCGCGGCGGCGTCCTCGGCTCGATGGAAACGCAATACCAACGCGGCAAAATCCAAGAGGAATCGATGCTCTACGAAATGAAGAAGCACTCGGGCGAACTGCCAATCATCGGCGTCAACACGTATTTGAACCCGAACCCGCCTTCCGAAGAAGACATCGATAATATGGAAATCGCTCGTGCGACGAAGGAAGAGAAAGAGACGCAAATTGCCAACTTGCGTGCCTTCCAATCGAAGCATGGCGACGAAACGGCTTCCGCCTTGCGGAAATTGCAGGAAGTCGCAGTGACCGGCGGCAACATTTTCGCCGAGCTGATGGAGACCGTAAAAGTCGCCAGCCTCGGTCAAATTACGAATGCGTTATACGAAGTGGGCGGCCAGTACCGCAGGAATATGTAA
- the rpoE gene encoding DNA-directed RNA polymerase subunit delta, which yields MNLNLHELTKEELQEESLIDIAYAVLTERREALTLEQLMNEIRELTGISESEMKDRLLQFYTDMNIDGRFLAINNNQWGLREWYPVDQIEEETAPVVKVRKKKKKKAYDDDDEEEEEEEEIDEDELFDEEFDELDDDEDELDEEEEEEEIIEIEEDLIDDEEGLEIVPDDELDIDDEDEEEEEDEEEEDLL from the coding sequence ATGAATTTGAATTTACATGAATTGACGAAAGAAGAACTACAGGAAGAATCGTTGATCGATATTGCTTATGCCGTATTGACTGAACGACGGGAAGCATTGACACTCGAACAACTAATGAATGAAATCCGTGAATTGACTGGAATATCGGAGAGCGAAATGAAGGACAGGCTTCTCCAATTCTACACAGATATGAATATCGATGGAAGATTCCTTGCCATTAACAACAACCAATGGGGCTTGCGCGAATGGTATCCGGTTGATCAGATCGAGGAAGAAACGGCTCCTGTCGTTAAAGTCCGCAAGAAGAAAAAGAAAAAAGCGTATGACGATGATGACGAGGAAGAAGAAGAGGAAGAAGAAATCGACGAGGACGAGTTGTTCGACGAAGAATTCGACGAGCTCGATGACGATGAAGATGAACTGGATGAAGAGGAAGAAGAAGAGGAAATCATCGAAATCGAAGAGGATCTCATCGATGACGAGGAAGGGCTCGAAATCGTTCCTGACGACGAATTGGATATTGACGATGAAGACGAAGAAGAAGAGGAAGACGAAGAAGAAGAGGACCTTCTCTGA
- a CDS encoding CTP synthase: protein MTKYIFVTGGVVSSLGKGINAASLGRLLKSRGLQVTNQKFDPYINVDPRMMSPYQHGEVFVTEDGAETDLDIGHYERFIDIKLNKYSNVTMGKVYSSVLRKERRGEYKGATVQVIPHITNEIKSLVKRAGQETNADVVITEIGGSVGDIESLPYLEAIRQMKTDLGKDDVMYIHNTLIPYLHAAGEMKTKPTQHSVKELRGLGIQPNMIVVRSEYPVPQEMKDKIALFCNIKPEEVIEALDAETLYEVPIRLHAQNMDKIVVDFLGLETKEPDLTEIEELVNRVRNLSRKVKIALVGKYVELQDAYISAVEAFRHAGYEFDTDIEIGWINSEEVAEENVGEILKDADGIFVPGGFGDRGIEGKMEAITFARENGIPFFGVGLGMQLAAVEFARDVLGIKDAHSIEFDNETENAVIENNRDFEAHSEIEQVSGHMRLGAHPCKLKEGTIAQEAYNDELVYERHRHRYEFNNIYREQFENAGMIVAGESPDGHLVEILELKDHPFFIGTQFHPEFASRPTRPQPLIREFIRAALTHQG from the coding sequence ATGACAAAATATATCTTTGTAACCGGCGGAGTTGTCTCATCTTTAGGAAAGGGAATCAATGCCGCATCCCTTGGGAGACTATTGAAAAGCAGAGGTTTGCAAGTCACCAACCAAAAATTCGATCCATACATCAACGTCGATCCCCGCATGATGAGCCCGTACCAGCACGGTGAAGTTTTCGTCACGGAAGACGGAGCTGAAACCGACCTGGACATCGGCCACTATGAGCGGTTCATCGACATCAAATTGAACAAATACTCCAATGTCACAATGGGGAAAGTATACTCCTCCGTGCTGCGGAAAGAGCGCCGCGGCGAATACAAAGGGGCGACGGTCCAAGTCATCCCCCACATTACGAATGAAATTAAAAGCCTCGTAAAAAGAGCGGGCCAAGAAACGAACGCAGACGTTGTCATTACTGAAATCGGCGGAAGCGTAGGCGATATCGAGTCGCTTCCATACCTTGAAGCAATCCGTCAAATGAAGACGGACCTTGGCAAAGATGACGTCATGTATATTCATAACACGCTTATCCCGTATCTTCATGCTGCCGGTGAAATGAAAACAAAGCCGACACAGCATAGCGTAAAAGAATTGCGCGGACTCGGGATCCAGCCGAATATGATCGTCGTCCGAAGCGAATATCCGGTCCCTCAGGAAATGAAGGATAAGATCGCACTCTTCTGTAACATTAAACCGGAAGAAGTGATCGAAGCGCTTGACGCGGAAACTTTATACGAAGTTCCAATTCGACTTCACGCACAAAACATGGACAAGATCGTCGTCGATTTCCTCGGTCTAGAAACGAAGGAACCTGATTTGACGGAAATCGAAGAACTCGTGAACCGCGTAAGAAATCTGTCCCGGAAAGTGAAAATTGCACTCGTCGGGAAATATGTCGAGCTGCAAGATGCTTATATTTCCGCGGTGGAAGCATTCCGCCACGCCGGTTATGAATTCGACACAGACATCGAAATCGGCTGGATCAACTCCGAAGAAGTGGCGGAAGAAAACGTCGGTGAAATCTTGAAGGACGCGGACGGCATTTTCGTTCCAGGCGGCTTCGGCGACCGGGGCATCGAAGGTAAAATGGAAGCGATCACGTTCGCGCGTGAAAACGGCATTCCATTCTTCGGTGTCGGCCTTGGCATGCAGCTTGCTGCAGTGGAATTCGCACGTGATGTCCTTGGAATAAAAGACGCACATTCAATCGAATTCGACAATGAAACGGAAAATGCCGTCATCGAAAACAACCGTGATTTCGAGGCGCATTCCGAAATCGAGCAAGTGAGCGGGCATATGAGACTCGGCGCCCATCCATGCAAGTTGAAGGAAGGCACGATCGCACAAGAAGCGTATAACGATGAATTGGTATACGAGCGCCACCGCCACCGCTACGAGTTTAACAACATCTATCGCGAGCAATTCGAAAACGCTGGCATGATCGTGGCAGGGGAAAGCCCGGACGGACATCTCGTGGAAATCCTCGAGTTGAAGGACCATCCGTTCTTCATCGGAACTCAATTCCACCCAGAATTCGCATCACGTCCAACGCGCCCGCAGCCGCTCATCCGCGAATTCATTCGCGCTGCATTGACACATCAAGGCTAA
- a CDS encoding DUF2529 family protein has product MKILTTQIGGLLQRAGSNNEEAVEETARLLAQATIGEGRVIFAGFDEMEAVGMNALHSAEPFRGAVKYEERMEILSADRVWLFARSATDARALQLAQRLAEQFIPFAVVAGEKATEDNELADLAYTYMATGVVKGILPGEDIGSRIVQPHVLIALFLYEAVKMAYDEMVNEED; this is encoded by the coding sequence ATGAAGATATTGACGACACAAATCGGCGGGCTGTTGCAGCGTGCCGGTTCAAATAATGAAGAGGCTGTCGAGGAGACGGCGCGGTTGTTAGCCCAGGCAACGATTGGGGAAGGCCGCGTCATTTTCGCCGGCTTTGATGAGATGGAAGCAGTCGGAATGAACGCGTTGCATAGCGCGGAGCCGTTCCGGGGAGCCGTCAAGTATGAAGAAAGGATGGAGATCCTTTCTGCGGACAGGGTTTGGCTATTTGCCCGTTCTGCTACAGATGCACGGGCGCTTCAGTTGGCGCAGAGATTAGCGGAGCAGTTCATCCCGTTCGCAGTTGTGGCAGGCGAGAAAGCGACTGAGGACAACGAGCTCGCGGATTTGGCGTATACGTATATGGCGACGGGCGTCGTGAAAGGGATTTTGCCGGGCGAGGACATCGGCAGCCGGATCGTTCAGCCGCACGTGTTAATCGCACTCTTTTTGTATGAGGCGGTTAAGATGGCGTATGACGAGATGGTGAATGAAGAGGATTGA
- a CDS encoding response regulator, whose protein sequence is MKSLLIVDDQAGIRLLLNEVFTKEGFEARLAANGAEALQSVTEKEPDCVLLDMKMPGIDGVEVLKRLKKGWPHIPVIMMTAYGEVELTEEAIENGAEKYFTKPFNIYEVRDAVKEILHRGE, encoded by the coding sequence TTGAAGAGTTTGCTAATCGTCGACGATCAAGCCGGAATACGACTTTTATTAAATGAGGTATTCACAAAAGAGGGGTTTGAAGCGAGGTTGGCCGCAAATGGCGCGGAAGCCCTCCAATCGGTTACAGAGAAAGAACCCGATTGTGTTTTACTGGACATGAAAATGCCGGGAATCGACGGAGTGGAAGTGCTGAAAAGGCTAAAGAAAGGCTGGCCCCATATTCCTGTCATCATGATGACGGCTTACGGGGAAGTCGAACTGACGGAAGAAGCAATTGAAAACGGGGCAGAGAAATATTTTACGAAACCATTCAATATTTACGAAGTGCGTGACGCGGTCAAAGAAATTCTGCATCGTGGGGAATGA